A window of the Halobacterium hubeiense genome harbors these coding sequences:
- a CDS encoding MBL fold metallo-hydrolase: MRVTLLGTGDTTGTPTPGCDCETCQAARDRGVERTRFAVHVEDEVSGDALLLDFSPDFRTQFLQEDVPLPDAGVVSHIHFDHLDGLGNAYRLFDELPVYAADETDPKTGESVAETVASKYDYLDNVEPRAVTPHEPFEAAGFDVTLVPVDHPPLLCYGVVVKRDGAKLALSGDTSYDIPDESLAALRDPDLLLADGIVPAHRAEAHPIGGRHEDDSGVPRTFGTKHMTREGALALGDDLNADETRVVHVSHFYPADEAFEEPLAVDGETFTL; the protein is encoded by the coding sequence ATGAGGGTCACGCTGCTCGGCACCGGTGACACCACGGGCACGCCGACGCCCGGGTGTGACTGCGAGACGTGCCAGGCAGCCCGCGACCGCGGCGTCGAACGCACGCGGTTCGCCGTCCACGTCGAGGACGAAGTCAGCGGCGACGCGCTCCTCCTCGACTTCAGCCCCGACTTCCGCACGCAGTTCCTTCAGGAGGACGTCCCGTTGCCGGACGCGGGCGTCGTCTCCCACATCCACTTCGACCACCTCGACGGGCTCGGGAACGCCTACCGGCTGTTCGACGAACTCCCGGTGTACGCCGCCGACGAGACCGACCCGAAGACCGGCGAGAGCGTCGCCGAGACGGTCGCCTCGAAGTACGACTACCTCGACAACGTCGAGCCGCGAGCGGTCACGCCACACGAGCCGTTCGAGGCCGCGGGCTTCGACGTGACCCTCGTCCCCGTCGACCACCCGCCGCTGCTCTGTTACGGCGTCGTCGTCAAGCGCGACGGCGCGAAGCTCGCGCTCTCCGGGGACACCAGCTACGACATCCCCGACGAGTCGCTGGCGGCGCTCCGGGACCCGGACCTCCTGCTCGCGGACGGCATCGTGCCTGCGCACCGCGCGGAGGCCCACCCCATCGGCGGCCGCCACGAGGACGACAGTGGCGTGCCGCGGACGTTCGGCACGAAACACATGACACGGGAGGGCGCGCTCGCGCTCGGCGACGACCTGAACGCCGACGAGACGCGCGTCGTCCACGTCTCGCACTTCTACCCCGCCGACGAGGCGTTCGAGGAGCCGCTGGCCGTCGACGGCGAGACGTTCACGCTCTAA
- the spt4 gene encoding transcription elongation factor subunit Spt4 has product MASNRLACHDCHRIVEPDEEMCPYCSSTSLTEDWAGYVVITHPEESEIAEKMEVSEPGEYALKVR; this is encoded by the coding sequence ATGGCGTCGAACCGCCTGGCCTGCCACGACTGCCACCGCATCGTCGAGCCGGACGAGGAGATGTGCCCGTACTGCTCGTCGACGAGCCTCACGGAGGACTGGGCGGGGTACGTGGTCATCACGCACCCCGAGGAGTCCGAAATCGCGGAGAAGATGGAGGTCTCGGAGCCGGGCGAGTACGCGCTGAAGGTCCGGTAG
- a CDS encoding GTP-dependent dephospho-CoA kinase family protein: MARAAATLPPDARGAFKEPLGPVYEDAQRLLADAGDPIIAVGDVVTYHLVAAGAPPKVAVVDGKTEREAVTAEVAGGRPDADRTVEVASDPGTISEELLEALVEAIDAEGATLLSVDGEEDLATLPAVVAAPIGASVVYGQPGEGMVLANVTSALREQAHELCELLETTDTFWALLE; encoded by the coding sequence GTGGCTCGCGCGGCCGCGACGCTCCCGCCGGACGCCCGCGGGGCGTTCAAGGAGCCGCTGGGGCCCGTCTACGAGGACGCCCAGCGACTGCTGGCGGACGCCGGCGACCCCATTATCGCGGTCGGCGACGTGGTCACCTACCACTTAGTCGCGGCGGGCGCGCCGCCGAAAGTCGCGGTCGTGGACGGGAAGACCGAACGCGAGGCGGTCACCGCGGAGGTCGCGGGCGGCCGCCCGGACGCCGACCGCACCGTCGAAGTCGCCAGCGACCCCGGCACCATCTCGGAGGAACTCCTCGAAGCGCTCGTCGAGGCAATCGACGCCGAGGGGGCGACGCTGCTGTCCGTGGACGGCGAGGAGGACCTCGCGACGCTGCCCGCGGTCGTCGCGGCCCCAATCGGCGCCAGCGTCGTCTACGGGCAGCCCGGCGAGGGGATGGTGCTGGCGAACGTGACGAGCGCGCTCCGGGAGCAAGCCCACGAGCTCTGCGAGCTCTTGGAGACGACGGATACGTTCTGGGCGCTGCTGGAGTAG
- a CDS encoding ATP-binding protein yields the protein MTEALDVVEFLLSARIYDKHRELDENDLPPAYRTALWGDDGVPRPPQTTETAVTEGSGVDEPWDAISGLMFTDRDTFAGSMSLVDDEMAVDWFVENADAERVRDNPVLAYAVGDEFDVDYEAAREDNRSVQADPQWIDGLLSEYFDEDDEEMLDLVEVRSPAEIDVTLDDIVLTEEQENEITKVAKAIEHRDYLATIGLSEIGKLLFVGPPGTGKTSTARGLAHQLDLPFVEVKLSMITSQYLGETAKNVEKVFEVAKRLSPCILFMDEFDFVATTRTGDEHNAIKRAVNTLLKSIDEVSLVNDDVLLIGATNHPDELDAAAWRRFDEILSFPRPDEQMRAEILEIVTRELAVDDLDAEELAAETEGLTGSDLRLVLREAVLDALMEDRRTLTQDDLVEAVSDFEDRDHLRNLDTLEEAIDDPDEPDHEDTAHAGHDHT from the coding sequence GTGACTGAGGCGCTCGACGTCGTCGAATTCCTGTTGTCCGCTCGCATCTACGACAAGCACCGGGAGCTCGACGAGAACGACCTGCCGCCCGCGTACCGCACCGCGCTCTGGGGAGACGACGGCGTCCCGCGACCGCCGCAGACCACGGAGACAGCCGTCACCGAGGGGTCCGGCGTGGACGAGCCGTGGGACGCCATCTCCGGGCTGATGTTCACGGACCGCGACACGTTCGCGGGGAGCATGAGCCTCGTGGACGACGAGATGGCCGTCGATTGGTTCGTGGAGAACGCCGACGCCGAGCGCGTCCGCGACAACCCCGTGCTGGCGTACGCCGTCGGCGACGAGTTCGACGTGGACTACGAGGCCGCCCGCGAGGACAACCGCTCCGTGCAGGCCGACCCGCAGTGGATCGACGGCCTGCTCTCGGAGTACTTCGACGAGGACGACGAGGAGATGCTGGACCTCGTGGAGGTGCGCTCGCCCGCGGAAATCGACGTGACGCTGGACGACATCGTGCTCACGGAGGAGCAGGAGAACGAGATTACGAAGGTCGCGAAGGCCATCGAGCACCGCGACTACCTGGCGACCATCGGGCTCAGCGAAATCGGGAAGCTCCTGTTCGTCGGGCCGCCGGGCACCGGGAAGACCTCGACGGCCCGCGGGCTCGCCCACCAGCTCGACCTGCCGTTCGTGGAGGTGAAGCTCTCGATGATTACGAGCCAGTACCTCGGCGAGACGGCGAAGAACGTCGAGAAGGTCTTCGAGGTGGCGAAACGGCTCTCGCCGTGCATCCTCTTCATGGACGAGTTCGACTTCGTCGCCACCACGCGGACGGGCGACGAGCACAACGCCATCAAGCGCGCGGTGAACACGCTCCTGAAGTCCATCGACGAGGTGAGCCTCGTCAACGACGACGTGTTGCTCATCGGTGCGACCAACCACCCCGACGAGCTGGACGCGGCGGCGTGGCGGCGCTTCGACGAGATTCTGTCGTTCCCGCGCCCCGACGAGCAGATGCGCGCGGAAATCCTTGAGATTGTCACTCGGGAGCTCGCGGTCGATGACCTCGACGCCGAGGAGCTCGCCGCCGAGACTGAGGGCCTGACGGGCAGCGACCTCCGGCTCGTGCTCCGCGAGGCCGTCCTCGACGCGCTTATGGAGGACCGCCGGACGCTCACGCAGGACGACCTCGTCGAGGCCGTCTCGGACTTCGAGGACCGCGACCACCTCCGCAACCTCGACACCCTCGAGGAGGCCATCGACGACCCGGACGAACCCGACCACGAGGACACTGCGCACGCCGGCCACGACCACACATGA
- a CDS encoding translation initiation factor IF-2 subunit gamma has product MADNHRQPEVNIGLVGHVDHGKTTLVRALSGEWTDQHSEEMKRGISIRLGYADATLRRCPDCEEPECYTVAEECPEHGTETEVLRTVSFVDAPGHETLMATMLSGAAIMDGAVLVVSANEPVPQPQTEEHLMALDIIGIDNIVIAQNKVDLVDGEQARQNYEEIQEFVEGTVAEGAPIVPISAEQEINIDLVIDALESEIPTPDRDPEADPRMYVARSFDINRPGTTWDGLLGGVLGGSLVQGELDVDEDIELRPGREVEEGGKTEWRSVTTTVRSLQAGGEDVDAASPGGLLGVGTGLDPSLTKGDALAGQVAGPPETLPPTWDSFTMDVDLLERLVGAEEGDTIDEITTGEPLMLTVGTATTVGSVTSARDGECDVQLKRPVCAPEGSKIAINRRVGARWRLIGVGTLTE; this is encoded by the coding sequence ATGGCAGACAATCACCGACAACCGGAGGTGAACATCGGACTGGTCGGTCACGTCGACCACGGAAAGACCACGCTCGTCCGGGCGCTCAGCGGCGAGTGGACGGACCAGCACTCCGAGGAGATGAAACGCGGCATCTCCATTCGCCTCGGGTACGCCGACGCGACGCTGCGGCGGTGCCCCGACTGCGAGGAGCCCGAGTGTTACACCGTCGCCGAGGAGTGCCCCGAGCACGGCACGGAGACGGAGGTGCTGCGCACGGTCTCGTTCGTGGACGCGCCCGGCCACGAGACCCTGATGGCGACGATGCTCTCGGGAGCGGCCATTATGGACGGCGCGGTGCTGGTCGTCAGCGCCAACGAGCCTGTCCCCCAGCCCCAGACCGAGGAGCACCTGATGGCGCTGGACATCATCGGCATCGACAACATCGTCATCGCGCAGAACAAGGTCGACCTCGTGGACGGCGAGCAGGCCCGGCAGAACTACGAGGAGATTCAGGAGTTCGTCGAGGGTACGGTCGCGGAGGGCGCGCCCATCGTCCCCATCTCCGCCGAGCAGGAGATCAACATCGACCTCGTCATCGACGCGCTCGAATCCGAGATTCCGACGCCGGACCGCGACCCCGAGGCCGACCCCCGGATGTACGTCGCGCGCTCGTTCGACATCAACCGCCCCGGCACGACGTGGGACGGCCTGCTGGGCGGCGTGCTCGGCGGCAGTCTCGTGCAGGGCGAACTCGACGTCGACGAGGACATCGAACTCCGCCCCGGCCGCGAGGTCGAGGAGGGCGGCAAGACGGAGTGGCGGTCGGTGACCACCACCGTCCGCAGTCTCCAGGCCGGCGGCGAGGACGTCGACGCGGCGTCGCCCGGTGGCCTGCTCGGCGTCGGGACGGGACTGGACCCGAGCCTCACGAAGGGTGACGCGCTCGCCGGGCAGGTCGCCGGCCCGCCGGAGACGCTCCCGCCGACGTGGGACTCCTTCACGATGGACGTGGACCTGCTCGAACGCCTCGTCGGCGCCGAGGAGGGCGACACCATCGACGAAATCACCACCGGCGAACCGCTGATGTTGACCGTCGGCACCGCGACCACCGTCGGCTCCGTGACGAGCGCTCGCGACGGCGAGTGCGACGTCCAGCTCAAGCGGCCGGTGTGCGCGCCCGAGGGTTCGAAAATCGCCATCAACCGCCGCGTCGGCGCGCGCTGGCGGCTTATCGGCGTCGGGACGCTCACGGAGTGA
- a CDS encoding DNA-directed RNA polymerase, whose product MYKRARLKDTIEVPPEHLGDVSPDLVKRLLQDKLEGRMDEDIGSVVTVTEVHDLGEGAVLPNRPGVYFKAEFDAVTFDPEMQEVVDGEIVEVVSFGAFVGIGPVDGLLHVSQISDEYLAFDEENQQLASRESNSVIGTGDSVRARIVTKSIDERNPRESKIGLTAKQPGLGKHGWLREEREQSEEAE is encoded by the coding sequence ATGTACAAGCGAGCACGGCTGAAAGACACGATAGAGGTTCCGCCCGAGCACCTCGGGGACGTGAGTCCGGACCTCGTGAAGCGGCTGCTGCAGGACAAACTGGAAGGACGGATGGACGAGGACATCGGGAGCGTCGTCACCGTCACCGAGGTCCACGACCTCGGTGAGGGCGCGGTGCTGCCGAACCGTCCCGGCGTCTACTTCAAGGCGGAGTTCGACGCCGTCACGTTCGACCCGGAGATGCAGGAAGTCGTCGACGGCGAAATCGTCGAAGTGGTGAGCTTCGGCGCGTTCGTCGGCATCGGCCCCGTCGACGGGCTCCTGCACGTCTCCCAGATTAGCGACGAGTACCTCGCGTTCGACGAGGAGAACCAGCAGCTCGCCTCCCGGGAGTCCAACAGCGTCATCGGCACTGGCGACTCGGTGCGGGCCCGCATCGTCACGAAGAGCATCGACGAGCGCAACCCCCGCGAGTCCAAGATCGGGCTCACGGCGAAACAGCCCGGCCTCGGGAAGCACGGCTGGCTCCGCGAGGAGCGCGAGCAGAGCGAGGAGGCCGAGTAG
- a CDS encoding flippase activity-associated protein Agl23 — MSRSSGGRTSRRRVAAALVAVAALALLARLWNLGWRVAHQDEARVADWILHYMEVGAWQYRPIIHGPFLPHVNGVVFDLLGPSDFTMRLVVAVAGALLVVTPWLLRERLSKPAVVATSLFFAANPVLLYYSRFMRNDLLLAAFMFTAFGLFVRALDTGEARYLYAAAVPFALAFTTKENALLYPVCWLGALVLVLDGRLVLAKADDEATRWAVAKAHVRRVLRAVWRYKPHLGVALAEGAVVLVAFYAPKPDIYEAFSDPAMLPGVLREATLGSWSEFMRLWGSTGMQEHSYVAFLKHDLTVLGVGATALVVFAVLGFLHERYATEEPRPVVEVCFYWGAFSVFGYPAVADISAAWSMINAIVPLAVPAGVGVALVYERGRAAAASGNSAGARAVALALLVAAAGTGAVAAQTTYANPQGPDNVLVQYAQPAGEMQPTLQEIQDISASNDGVDVLFYGDEFHNPDDLTEEPRLNITRGGYTGWFERLPLPWYFDQYDTNASSTLHNETVLERQPPVVVALDDEDGPLEDSLTERGYTRTVHQGYQHSRPVVFYVRANATT, encoded by the coding sequence ATGTCTCGGTCCAGTGGCGGCCGTACGTCGCGACGCCGCGTCGCCGCCGCGCTCGTCGCCGTCGCCGCCCTCGCCCTCCTCGCGCGACTCTGGAACCTCGGCTGGCGGGTCGCCCACCAGGACGAAGCCCGGGTCGCCGACTGGATTCTCCACTACATGGAAGTCGGTGCGTGGCAGTACCGTCCCATCATCCACGGGCCGTTCCTCCCGCACGTCAACGGCGTCGTCTTCGACCTGCTCGGGCCGTCGGACTTCACGATGCGGCTGGTCGTCGCGGTCGCCGGCGCCCTGCTCGTGGTGACGCCGTGGCTGCTCCGCGAACGGCTCTCGAAGCCCGCAGTCGTCGCCACGAGCCTGTTCTTCGCCGCCAACCCCGTGTTGCTGTACTACTCGCGGTTCATGCGCAACGACCTGCTGTTGGCGGCGTTCATGTTTACCGCGTTCGGGCTGTTCGTCCGCGCGCTCGACACCGGGGAGGCGCGCTACCTCTACGCCGCCGCCGTCCCGTTCGCGCTCGCGTTCACGACCAAGGAGAACGCGCTCCTCTACCCGGTCTGCTGGCTGGGCGCGCTCGTGCTCGTCCTCGACGGCCGCCTCGTGCTCGCGAAAGCCGACGACGAGGCGACGCGGTGGGCGGTCGCGAAGGCCCACGTCCGTCGCGTCTTGCGCGCCGTGTGGCGGTACAAACCCCACCTCGGCGTCGCGCTCGCCGAGGGCGCGGTCGTCCTCGTGGCGTTCTACGCGCCCAAGCCTGACATCTACGAGGCCTTCAGCGACCCCGCGATGCTGCCGGGCGTGCTCCGCGAGGCGACGCTCGGGTCGTGGAGCGAGTTCATGCGGTTGTGGGGTTCGACGGGGATGCAGGAGCACTCCTACGTCGCGTTCCTGAAACACGACCTCACCGTGCTCGGGGTCGGCGCGACCGCGCTCGTCGTGTTCGCGGTGCTGGGCTTCCTCCACGAGCGGTACGCCACCGAGGAGCCCCGTCCGGTCGTCGAGGTGTGTTTCTACTGGGGGGCGTTCTCGGTGTTCGGCTACCCCGCGGTCGCGGACATCTCCGCGGCGTGGTCGATGATAAACGCCATTGTGCCGCTGGCGGTGCCCGCGGGCGTCGGCGTCGCGCTCGTCTACGAGCGCGGGCGCGCGGCCGCTGCGTCCGGTAACTCCGCTGGCGCTCGCGCCGTCGCGCTCGCGCTGCTCGTCGCCGCCGCCGGCACGGGCGCCGTCGCCGCGCAGACGACGTACGCGAACCCGCAGGGCCCGGACAACGTTCTCGTCCAGTACGCCCAGCCCGCCGGCGAGATGCAGCCAACGCTCCAGGAGATTCAGGACATCTCCGCGAGCAACGACGGCGTGGACGTGCTGTTCTACGGCGACGAGTTCCACAACCCCGACGATCTCACCGAGGAACCCCGGTTGAACATCACGCGCGGCGGCTACACCGGCTGGTTCGAGCGCCTGCCGCTCCCGTGGTACTTCGACCAGTACGACACGAACGCGTCCAGCACGCTCCACAACGAGACGGTGCTTGAACGCCAGCCGCCGGTCGTCGTCGCGCTCGACGACGAGGACGGCCCGCTCGAAGACAGCCTCACCGAGCGCGGCTACACCCGCACCGTCCATCAGGGCTACCAGCACAGCCGCCCCGTCGTGTTCTACGTCCGCGCGAACGCGACGACCTGA
- a CDS encoding DUF5787 family protein, producing the protein MREFAFELRLCAHLEASGVPSVGDAGIVARQLGMSVHAAGGRIVDAVCVLEGPEFDARTDLTSETIPPAVLDADVPVGEYERVTRVFDGPPERARTLAERGADTGFLDLDRRGGQTVVRQHARYPDWVGGLVGVENKPDLGRPGDLEAQLRHDASLADLDYAVLATESHVTRAHLNRFPDEIGVWRVDFDSNEPIDVVREPEPLDSAGSGLEVLDSEPGKTNVRPVAAAEKARQRRRVAERAYGKGWRTYDLPDCARIARGEEGDAAALPFCAYKDRLVDPASECGADCPGYEPADAPDADLDAERERNTPWNADAGGRRRQSGLDQF; encoded by the coding sequence GTGCGAGAGTTCGCGTTCGAACTCCGGCTGTGCGCCCACCTCGAAGCCAGCGGCGTCCCGAGCGTCGGCGACGCGGGAATCGTCGCGCGGCAACTCGGCATGAGCGTCCACGCCGCGGGCGGCCGCATCGTGGACGCCGTCTGCGTACTCGAAGGCCCGGAGTTCGACGCCCGAACCGACCTCACCAGCGAGACGATTCCACCCGCCGTGCTCGACGCTGACGTGCCGGTCGGCGAGTACGAGCGCGTCACCCGCGTCTTCGACGGGCCGCCCGAGCGCGCCCGGACGCTGGCCGAGCGCGGCGCCGACACCGGTTTCCTCGACCTCGACCGCCGCGGCGGCCAGACGGTCGTCCGCCAGCACGCCCGCTACCCGGACTGGGTGGGCGGCCTCGTCGGCGTCGAGAACAAGCCCGACCTCGGGCGGCCGGGCGACCTCGAAGCCCAGCTGCGCCACGACGCCAGCCTCGCCGACCTCGACTACGCCGTCCTCGCGACCGAATCCCACGTCACCCGCGCCCACCTCAACCGCTTCCCGGACGAGATTGGCGTCTGGCGCGTGGACTTCGATTCCAACGAGCCAATCGACGTGGTACGGGAGCCCGAGCCGCTGGACTCCGCAGGATCCGGTCTGGAGGTGCTCGACTCGGAACCCGGAAAGACGAACGTGCGCCCGGTGGCGGCCGCCGAGAAGGCCCGCCAGCGCCGCCGCGTCGCCGAGCGCGCGTACGGCAAGGGCTGGCGGACGTACGACCTCCCGGACTGCGCGCGCATCGCTCGCGGCGAGGAGGGCGACGCCGCCGCGCTCCCGTTCTGCGCGTACAAGGACCGGCTCGTGGACCCCGCCAGCGAGTGCGGCGCCGACTGCCCGGGCTACGAGCCGGCCGACGCGCCCGACGCGGACCTCGACGCCGAACGGGAGCGGAACACGCCGTGGAACGCGGACGCGGGCGGCCGCCGTCGGCAGTCCGGGCTCGACCAGTTCTGA
- a CDS encoding twitching motility protein PilT has translation MRVAMDANALMMPVEAGVRVFDELDRIIDDYEAVVPETVRAELAKLGAGGGEEATAASVAADLADRCETVETEESYADDALYALAVDGDADAVVTNDGPLRQRLLDAGAPVIHLRGRNQLTITRP, from the coding sequence ATGCGGGTCGCCATGGACGCCAACGCGCTGATGATGCCGGTCGAGGCCGGAGTGCGGGTCTTCGACGAACTCGACCGCATTATCGACGATTACGAGGCTGTCGTCCCCGAGACGGTCCGCGCGGAGCTCGCGAAGCTCGGCGCGGGCGGCGGGGAGGAAGCGACGGCTGCGAGCGTGGCGGCGGACCTGGCAGACCGCTGTGAGACCGTGGAGACCGAGGAATCGTACGCAGACGACGCGCTGTACGCGCTCGCCGTCGACGGCGACGCCGACGCGGTCGTCACGAACGACGGCCCCCTCCGACAGCGCCTGCTCGACGCGGGCGCGCCGGTAATTCATTTAAGGGGCCGGAATCAACTGACTATCACTCGACCATAA
- a CDS encoding 30S ribosomal protein S27ae: MPRSDYYNDDGTTDKEMCPRCGDTFLADHGDRQYCGKCSYTEWE, encoded by the coding sequence ATGCCCCGGAGCGACTACTACAACGACGACGGCACGACGGATAAGGAGATGTGCCCGCGCTGCGGGGACACGTTCCTCGCGGACCACGGCGACCGGCAGTACTGCGGGAAGTGCAGCTACACCGAGTGGGAGTAG
- a CDS encoding thiolase family protein: MASDTTPVIAAAYRTPQGKEDGVFADTRSEDLSVALIDHILDEHDLTSDDIDDLQWGVAQQRTEQDNNVARVIALLSELGEDVPAASVNRWCASSMEAIMRAADSISAGQRDAIIAGGVENMSRVPMDGDSYEHLHPELAEHYNVPELQMGMTAEEVAERHDITREQQDEYALQSQQRAAAATEKGRFDDEIVPIETEDGVVEEDEGIRPDTSLEKLGQLPTVFKGDGTVTPGNASQISDGASATLVTSEKFAEDHDLDVLAYVGDHNVAGVDPRVMGIGPVPATRGLLERTGEDIEEFDLVELNEAFASQTIYARDELGIDNEKFNVNGGAIAIGHPLGASGARLPVTLIHEMQKRDAEKGLATLCVGFGQGAAITFERK, translated from the coding sequence ATGGCAAGCGACACCACTCCGGTCATCGCAGCGGCCTACCGAACCCCGCAGGGCAAGGAGGACGGCGTGTTCGCGGACACGCGCAGCGAGGACCTCTCGGTCGCGCTCATCGACCACATCCTCGACGAGCACGACCTCACAAGCGACGACATCGACGACCTCCAGTGGGGGGTCGCCCAGCAGCGCACGGAACAGGACAACAACGTCGCCCGGGTCATCGCGCTCCTCTCAGAGTTAGGCGAGGACGTGCCGGCGGCGTCGGTGAACCGCTGGTGTGCGTCCTCGATGGAGGCCATCATGCGCGCGGCCGACTCCATCAGCGCCGGCCAGCGCGACGCCATCATCGCGGGCGGCGTCGAGAACATGTCCCGCGTGCCGATGGACGGCGACTCCTACGAGCACCTCCACCCGGAACTCGCCGAGCACTACAACGTCCCCGAGCTCCAGATGGGGATGACCGCCGAGGAGGTCGCCGAGCGCCACGACATCACCCGCGAACAGCAGGACGAGTACGCGCTCCAGAGCCAGCAGCGCGCCGCCGCGGCCACCGAGAAGGGGCGCTTCGACGACGAAATCGTCCCCATCGAGACCGAGGACGGCGTCGTCGAGGAGGACGAGGGCATCCGCCCCGACACCTCCCTGGAGAAGCTCGGCCAGCTCCCGACGGTGTTCAAGGGCGACGGCACGGTGACCCCCGGGAACGCCAGCCAGATTTCTGACGGCGCATCCGCCACGCTCGTCACCAGCGAGAAGTTCGCCGAGGACCACGACCTCGACGTGCTCGCGTACGTCGGCGACCACAACGTCGCGGGCGTCGACCCGCGCGTCATGGGCATCGGGCCGGTCCCCGCGACCCGCGGGCTGCTGGAGCGCACCGGCGAGGACATCGAGGAGTTCGACCTCGTGGAGCTCAACGAGGCGTTCGCGTCCCAGACCATCTACGCCCGGGACGAGCTCGGCATCGACAACGAGAAGTTCAACGTCAACGGCGGCGCCATCGCCATCGGCCACCCGCTGGGCGCCAGCGGCGCGCGGCTCCCGGTCACGCTGATTCACGAGATGCAGAAGCGCGACGCCGAGAAGGGGCTGGCGACGCTGTGCGTCGGCTTCGGACAGGGCGCGGCCATCACGTTCGAGCGGAAGTAG
- a CDS encoding 30S ribosomal protein S24e — MEIEILEQEDNPLLHRTEVKFEIEHEDATPSRLSVRDSLAAKLDKDSEEVVVHELDTKFGMRKTVGRAKTYDSPEDAAEVEHEHMLDRNKIGAEEEADAEAEEAE, encoded by the coding sequence ATGGAAATCGAGATTCTGGAGCAGGAAGACAACCCCCTGCTTCACCGGACTGAGGTCAAATTCGAAATCGAACACGAGGACGCCACGCCGTCGCGGCTCTCCGTGCGGGACAGCCTCGCGGCGAAACTCGACAAGGACTCCGAGGAGGTCGTCGTCCACGAGCTGGACACGAAGTTCGGGATGCGCAAGACCGTCGGCCGCGCGAAGACCTACGACTCCCCGGAGGACGCCGCGGAGGTCGAACACGAGCACATGCTCGACCGGAACAAGATCGGCGCCGAGGAGGAAGCCGACGCCGAAGCGGAGGAGGCCGAGTAG